The Paenibacillus sp. FSL R7-0204 genome includes a region encoding these proteins:
- a CDS encoding ROK family protein, translating to MKLLGAIEAGGTKFVCGIGNEDGTIIDRASFPTATPQETMSQVMDYFSGKAVEAIGIGSFGPIDPVIGSPTYGYITTTPKPHWGGYNLVGAVEEQFHVPIGFDTDVNGAALGEYTWGAAQGLDSCLYITVGTGIGAGAVVGGKLVHGLSHPEMGHILVRRHPEDHYEGFCPYHGDCLEGLAAGPAIGKRWGKPAGELPADHPAWAMEAHYLAHALMNYVLILSPQKIVMGGGVMKQSQLFPLIHTKLQELLGGYVQHPALNEQIGSYIVPPQLGDNAGLSGALGLAKLALDRK from the coding sequence GTGAAATTGTTGGGAGCGATTGAAGCAGGAGGAACGAAGTTTGTATGCGGTATCGGGAATGAGGACGGGACGATTATCGACCGGGCGAGCTTTCCGACTGCCACTCCTCAGGAGACTATGAGCCAGGTAATGGATTATTTCAGCGGAAAAGCTGTGGAGGCTATCGGCATCGGTTCATTCGGACCGATTGATCCCGTGATTGGAAGCCCCACCTATGGATATATTACAACCACACCGAAGCCGCATTGGGGCGGGTATAATCTGGTGGGAGCCGTGGAGGAGCAATTCCACGTTCCAATCGGCTTTGATACGGATGTAAACGGCGCGGCGCTGGGTGAATACACCTGGGGAGCAGCGCAAGGTCTGGATAGCTGCCTCTATATCACGGTGGGCACTGGGATCGGTGCCGGTGCTGTGGTGGGCGGGAAGCTGGTTCACGGGCTGTCCCACCCGGAGATGGGTCATATTCTGGTCCGTCGTCATCCTGAGGACCACTACGAAGGTTTTTGCCCGTATCACGGCGATTGCCTGGAGGGTCTGGCAGCAGGTCCGGCCATTGGCAAGCGCTGGGGGAAGCCGGCGGGCGAGCTGCCTGCGGATCATCCGGCTTGGGCGATGGAGGCCCACTATCTGGCCCATGCGCTTATGAACTATGTGCTCATCCTCTCGCCGCAGAAGATCGTAATGGGCGGCGGTGTGATGAAGCAGAGCCAGCTCTTCCCGCTGATCCATACCAAGCTGCAGGAGCTGCTCGGCGGATATGTTCAGCATCCGGCGCTTAATGAACAGATTGGCAGCTATATTGTGCCTCCGCAGCTTGGAGATAACGCCGGTCTGTCGGGCGCACTGGGTCTGGCCAAGCTGGCTTTGGACCGCAAGTAG
- a CDS encoding cobalt-precorrin-5B (C(1))-methyltransferase encodes MPAPESAEATPAPPLRRGYTTGACAAAAAAGAATLLITGESLPAVEIDLPAGFRHTFELTGWQRTGSHTASCATVKDAGDDPDATHLAWIEAAVSWRDQPGVEIDGGRGVGRVTKPGLPIGVGEAAINPVPRRMIQEAVTAVLEEHGAARGIRVVISVPEGEDIALKTLNPRLGILGGISILGTRGVVTPFSTEAYKASVVQAISVAAAAGNRQVVLTTGGSSEKYAIAMFAELPEEAFIQMGEYVGFSLEHAKAYGIRKVTFVGMAGKFSKVAQGAMLIHSKNAPVDFGFLASVAGSAGASPEQVLEIAAANTASQVVDMMTEAGNHIFFEQLCRHACEQSLAHMNGGMIVEMVLITMKGRVLGRAEIHG; translated from the coding sequence TTGCCCGCTCCCGAATCCGCAGAGGCAACGCCCGCTCCCCCGCTGCGCAGGGGCTACACGACAGGGGCCTGTGCCGCAGCGGCAGCCGCAGGTGCGGCAACTCTGCTCATTACAGGGGAGAGCCTGCCTGCGGTAGAGATCGATCTGCCGGCCGGGTTTCGTCATACCTTTGAGCTGACCGGCTGGCAGCGTACAGGATCACACACGGCAAGCTGTGCCACAGTCAAGGATGCCGGAGACGACCCGGATGCGACACATCTGGCGTGGATCGAGGCCGCGGTGAGCTGGCGGGATCAGCCGGGCGTGGAGATTGACGGGGGCCGCGGTGTCGGCCGGGTGACGAAGCCGGGCCTGCCGATTGGCGTGGGAGAGGCGGCGATTAATCCGGTGCCCCGGAGGATGATTCAGGAAGCGGTAACCGCCGTACTGGAGGAGCACGGTGCAGCGCGGGGGATAAGGGTAGTCATCAGCGTGCCGGAAGGCGAGGACATTGCCCTGAAGACGCTGAATCCCCGGCTGGGTATTCTGGGAGGAATTTCGATTCTGGGCACGCGGGGCGTGGTGACGCCGTTCTCCACCGAAGCTTATAAGGCGAGTGTGGTTCAGGCCATCTCGGTGGCGGCTGCGGCGGGGAACCGGCAGGTTGTGCTGACCACAGGCGGCAGCAGCGAGAAATACGCCATCGCGATGTTTGCGGAGCTTCCAGAGGAAGCTTTTATCCAGATGGGGGAATATGTAGGCTTCTCGCTGGAGCATGCGAAGGCTTACGGGATTCGGAAGGTTACCTTCGTCGGAATGGCCGGCAAATTCTCCAAGGTGGCGCAAGGGGCCATGCTGATTCACTCCAAGAACGCGCCCGTCGATTTCGGATTCCTGGCCTCCGTAGCAGGCAGTGCGGGAGCGTCCCCGGAGCAGGTGCTGGAGATTGCTGCCGCCAATACAGCCTCACAGGTCGTGGATATGATGACTGAGGCGGGGAATCACATTTTTTTCGAGCAGCTGTGCAGGCATGCCTGTGAACAGAGTCTGGCGCATATGAACGGAGGCATGATTGTAGAAATGGTGCTTATTACAATGAAGGGCCGGGTGCTGGGAAGGGCGGAGATTCATGGATAA
- a CDS encoding precorrin-8X methylmutase, with translation MDFGTEFKPVTVQPQEIEGLSFQMITEELGEHSFSALEYPIVQRIIHASADFELGRSLVFHPGAIEAGIHAILQGKPIIADVRMVEAGIAKERIQRYGGEVRVHISDPDVVDEAKALGATRAIIATRKACAEAPGGIYVIGNAPTALLELIRLVKAGAAQPGLVIGMPVGFVSAAESKDELRKLDIPYITNIGRKGGSTIVVAAVNALSLLAVRRAAGELG, from the coding sequence GTGGATTTCGGGACAGAGTTCAAGCCGGTGACCGTACAGCCGCAGGAGATAGAGGGTCTAAGCTTTCAGATGATTACAGAGGAGCTGGGTGAACATTCGTTTAGTGCACTGGAGTATCCGATTGTACAGCGGATTATTCATGCTTCGGCTGATTTTGAGCTGGGACGCAGCCTGGTGTTCCATCCCGGGGCGATTGAGGCGGGGATTCACGCCATTCTGCAGGGCAAGCCGATTATAGCGGATGTGCGGATGGTGGAGGCGGGCATTGCCAAGGAACGGATTCAGCGGTACGGCGGTGAGGTCCGGGTGCATATTTCAGATCCTGATGTGGTGGACGAGGCGAAGGCGCTGGGAGCCACAAGGGCGATCATCGCAACGCGTAAGGCTTGCGCCGAGGCACCGGGGGGAATCTATGTCATCGGCAACGCGCCGACTGCCCTGCTGGAGCTAATCCGTCTGGTAAAAGCAGGCGCCGCCCAGCCAGGCCTCGTCATCGGCATGCCCGTAGGCTTCGTCTCGGCGGCGGAATCCAAAGATGAGCTGCGCAAGCTGGATATTCCCTACATCACCAATATCGGCCGCAAAGGCGGCAGTACGATCGTGGTCGCCGCAGTGAACGCACTAAGTCTGCTGGCCGTCCGCCGGGCGGCGGGCGAGCTGGGTTAG
- the cbiE gene encoding precorrin-6y C5,15-methyltransferase (decarboxylating) subunit CbiE yields MDNLIYVIGIGEDGAGGLTPDSLSIVNKSEVLLGGERQLNFFGRYRGEKIVLQGGLKPFTDKLEEVWRERRTVVLASGDPFFFGIAGYLVRRFGPEHVEVIPHYSSVQLAFARLGDSWQDAELISLHGRPIQGLAQRIDGKHKIALLTDENNTPAVIAAYLQEFGMTEYEAFICERLGGAEEVCRFWTLEEMVTREFAPLNVVILRHKPEVSAPVRRGFAYPDEEFRQRKPEKGLITKREVRALVLSELNLSEDAVVWDIGSGSGAVAAECARIARFGKVFALEKSAENLPNMAANRLKFRADFEIIQEKAPQGLAALPDPDAVFIGGSGGELANIIAHSAARLRPEGRIVVGAITVETLHGSMEALKAAGLACEVTMLQASRGKPILGMTRFDGMNPVYVISGRKLH; encoded by the coding sequence ATGGATAACCTGATTTATGTAATCGGGATCGGTGAGGATGGCGCCGGCGGTCTGACACCGGATAGCTTAAGTATTGTGAACAAGAGCGAGGTGCTGCTGGGCGGCGAGCGGCAATTGAATTTTTTCGGCAGGTATAGAGGGGAGAAAATCGTGCTGCAAGGCGGCTTGAAGCCTTTTACAGACAAGCTGGAGGAGGTGTGGCGTGAGCGGCGGACGGTGGTTCTGGCCTCGGGGGACCCGTTCTTTTTTGGGATTGCCGGGTATCTCGTCCGCAGGTTCGGGCCGGAGCATGTGGAGGTGATCCCCCATTATAGCAGCGTGCAGCTTGCGTTTGCGCGGCTGGGGGACAGCTGGCAGGATGCGGAGCTGATCAGTCTGCACGGGCGTCCCATTCAAGGACTGGCCCAGCGGATCGACGGCAAGCACAAAATCGCTCTGCTGACAGACGAGAACAATACCCCTGCGGTCATTGCCGCTTATCTGCAGGAGTTCGGGATGACGGAATATGAGGCGTTTATCTGTGAGCGGCTTGGCGGGGCGGAGGAAGTCTGCCGGTTCTGGACGCTGGAGGAGATGGTGACCAGGGAGTTCGCGCCGCTTAACGTCGTGATCCTGCGCCATAAGCCGGAAGTCTCTGCGCCTGTGCGGCGCGGATTCGCTTATCCGGACGAGGAGTTCCGGCAGCGCAAGCCGGAGAAAGGCCTGATTACGAAGCGCGAGGTCCGCGCTCTGGTGCTGTCGGAGCTGAACCTGTCCGAGGATGCAGTCGTGTGGGATATCGGCTCCGGCTCGGGTGCGGTGGCTGCGGAATGTGCGCGGATCGCCAGATTCGGGAAGGTCTTCGCTCTGGAGAAAAGTGCCGAGAATCTGCCGAACATGGCAGCGAACCGCCTGAAGTTCCGGGCGGATTTCGAGATCATTCAGGAGAAGGCACCGCAGGGCCTAGCCGCTCTGCCTGACCCGGATGCCGTCTTCATCGGCGGCAGCGGCGGGGAATTAGCGAACATTATTGCGCACAGCGCCGCCAGACTGCGCCCGGAGGGCCGGATTGTGGTCGGGGCGATTACGGTGGAGACGCTACATGGCAGCATGGAGGCGCTCAAGGCGGCCGGACTGGCCTGCGAGGTCACGATGCTTCAGGCATCGCGCGGTAAGCCGATTCTCGGCATGACCCGGTTCGACGGAATGAATCCCGTCTATGTCATCAGCGGCCGGAAGCTTCATTAA
- the cobM gene encoding precorrin-4 C(11)-methyltransferase, whose product MTNKLLEPKVYIVGAGPGDPELITVKGSRILRSADLVLYADSLVSEELIRSAKPGAQVLQSSGMDLEQQVELMTLAVQSGKSVARVHTGDPAMYGAILEQMSLLKLCGVSYEIVPGVSSVFASAAAVGAELTVPELTQTVILTRAEGRTPVPEREQLRKLAEHHCTVALFLSASLAGHVSSEFLAAGWSPETPVAVVKRATWPDQQILRTTVEKLEADLRDAGITMHAMILAGWALDPGLTDRDQHRSKLYDKTFTHGCREGIGSGE is encoded by the coding sequence ATGACGAATAAGCTGTTGGAGCCAAAAGTATATATTGTCGGTGCCGGACCCGGTGATCCCGAGCTAATTACGGTGAAAGGCAGCCGGATTCTGCGCTCGGCAGATCTGGTGCTGTATGCGGATTCGCTGGTCAGCGAGGAGCTGATCCGCAGTGCTAAGCCCGGTGCTCAGGTGCTTCAGAGCTCAGGCATGGATCTGGAGCAGCAGGTGGAGCTGATGACACTTGCCGTGCAGTCCGGTAAAAGCGTAGCCCGCGTCCACACCGGCGACCCCGCCATGTACGGAGCAATTCTGGAGCAGATGTCGCTGCTGAAGCTCTGCGGTGTCAGTTACGAGATTGTGCCGGGCGTCAGCTCGGTTTTTGCCTCTGCGGCGGCGGTTGGCGCAGAGCTGACCGTGCCGGAGCTGACGCAGACGGTCATTCTGACCCGTGCGGAAGGGCGCACGCCCGTACCGGAGCGTGAGCAGCTGCGCAAGCTGGCGGAGCATCACTGCACGGTGGCGCTGTTTCTAAGTGCATCACTGGCCGGCCATGTGAGCAGTGAATTCCTGGCCGCAGGCTGGAGCCCGGAGACCCCGGTGGCGGTCGTGAAGCGGGCCACTTGGCCGGATCAGCAGATTCTGCGGACCACGGTTGAGAAGCTGGAGGCGGACCTGCGTGATGCCGGCATCACTATGCATGCCATGATCCTGGCCGGCTGGGCGCTGGACCCCGGGCTGACGGACCGCGATCAGCACCGCTCCAAGCTGTACGACAAGACTTTTACCCATGGCTGCCGGGAAGGAATTGGCTCCGGTGAGTAA
- the cobK gene encoding precorrin-6A reductase, which yields MIFMLCGTSDARELAQSLMRQGLPLQASVVTPSGAERLTAVGIRTRTGRLDRAAMISLLQAGGYRAVVDGSHPFALEAHANAMEAAAALGLPYFRYERQSLIYSSHPRLLLVHSYEEAARKAKELKGSVMLTTGGKTLEIFAEELLGDPDIRLTVRLLPCLENLEKCLALGIEQRNIIALQGPFSREMNEALYRQYGTRVMITKESGAEGSVDEKLHAALDMGLYVILIMRPGLSFGDGGTVFDSFDEITAAVKHALLMTREEG from the coding sequence ATGATCTTCATGTTATGCGGCACCAGCGACGCCCGGGAGCTGGCACAGAGCCTGATGCGCCAAGGCCTGCCGCTGCAGGCCAGCGTAGTGACGCCCAGCGGGGCAGAACGCCTTACGGCCGTAGGCATCCGCACCCGCACCGGCAGACTGGACCGCGCGGCGATGATCTCTTTGCTGCAAGCTGGCGGGTATCGTGCCGTGGTGGACGGCAGCCATCCTTTTGCGCTGGAGGCCCATGCCAATGCGATGGAAGCTGCTGCTGCGCTGGGATTGCCTTACTTCCGCTACGAGCGGCAGAGTCTTATCTATAGCAGCCATCCCCGGTTGTTACTTGTGCATTCGTATGAAGAGGCTGCGCGCAAGGCCAAGGAGCTGAAGGGCTCTGTGATGCTGACTACCGGCGGCAAAACGCTGGAGATTTTTGCGGAAGAGCTGCTGGGAGATCCGGACATCCGGCTGACCGTAAGGCTGCTGCCTTGTCTGGAGAATCTGGAGAAGTGTCTGGCTCTTGGGATAGAGCAGCGAAATATTATTGCGCTTCAGGGCCCTTTTAGCAGAGAGATGAATGAGGCCTTATACCGGCAGTATGGCACCCGGGTGATGATTACCAAGGAGAGCGGGGCCGAGGGCTCGGTGGATGAGAAGCTGCATGCCGCGCTGGATATGGGATTATATGTGATTTTGATTATGCGGCCGGGGCTGTCGTTTGGGGATGGCGGAACGGTGTTTGATTCTTTTGACGAGATTACGGCTGCTGTGAAGCATGCGCTGCTAATGACAAGGGAAGAGGGATGA
- the cobI gene encoding precorrin-2 C(20)-methyltransferase, producing the protein MKTDVTEPRGQAADGQEISSAEAAGTLWTEAAMQAASALFDPLDAEELELEERLTPRAIGTLYGVGVGPGDPELITLKACRLLRECPVIAYPATKKGGKSYAYEIIELHVDPQDKIMLGLVFPMTKDPELLAGGWTRTVELCWAELRQGRDVAFVTEGDPNLFSTFIHLSRLMQELHPGVPVVSVPGISSVLGAAAALEQPLADGNQRVGIIPATDDREALREALLHHDTVVFLKVAKVLDLVLDVLDELGLSGRASVVTKVTSPYETVWRDARDLRGKEVEYLSLMVVSK; encoded by the coding sequence ATGAAGACCGATGTAACTGAGCCGCGTGGGCAGGCTGCGGACGGACAGGAAATATCGTCAGCTGAAGCGGCCGGGACGCTGTGGACAGAAGCAGCGATGCAGGCGGCCAGTGCGTTATTTGACCCGCTGGATGCAGAAGAGCTGGAACTGGAGGAAAGATTGACTCCCCGGGCGATCGGGACGTTATACGGCGTAGGCGTCGGCCCCGGCGACCCGGAGCTGATCACGCTTAAGGCTTGCCGTCTACTGCGGGAATGTCCGGTGATTGCTTATCCGGCTACCAAGAAGGGCGGTAAATCCTACGCCTATGAAATCATCGAGCTGCATGTTGACCCGCAGGACAAAATCATGCTCGGACTGGTCTTTCCGATGACGAAGGACCCGGAGCTGCTGGCTGGCGGCTGGACCCGCACAGTAGAGCTGTGCTGGGCAGAGCTGAGACAGGGGCGGGATGTGGCTTTTGTGACGGAAGGTGATCCTAATCTCTTCAGCACTTTCATACATCTGTCCCGGCTGATGCAGGAGCTGCATCCCGGCGTACCGGTCGTCTCGGTTCCGGGAATTTCCTCCGTGCTGGGCGCGGCGGCGGCGCTGGAGCAGCCTCTGGCAGACGGCAATCAGCGGGTGGGGATCATCCCGGCAACGGACGACAGGGAAGCGCTTCGGGAAGCGCTGCTGCATCATGATACGGTGGTGTTCCTTAAGGTGGCCAAGGTGCTGGATCTGGTGCTGGATGTGCTGGATGAGCTGGGCTTGTCCGGCCGCGCCTCGGTGGTGACCAAGGTCACCTCCCCCTATGAGACTGTCTGGCGCGATGCACGGGACCTGCGGGGCAAGGAAGTGGAGTACCTGAGTCTGATGGTGGTGAGCAAATGA
- a CDS encoding IS4 family transposase translates to MKKSTSISNILQLVIPEEKLRPILEELNYIDVARKFTVYDLFLFLAEAAFQQWDGYRDGAQRMSLQGQRAVNYSTLSKKAKEVPFSLFKRLLKLMIGLCNRKAKRSLGIPKELLIVDSTTISVGQGRLPWAQIKGRKAGVKLHVGLLGDSNELHKVTETPAVQHDLNSCAFLLDSQYILVADRAYGKHKLFDSYQEKKERQYFVIRLKDNTTLVNPVPRLRNRPFEGSIEQDLTCQLGKVKALSKNQFRVVILKDPKGNPVILATNLHWHSPEAIADIYKKRWQIEVFFRWIKQHLNIPKLFGTTENAVYGQLYVALLVYVLLKFLFEQGNSTVHVSARLTFAEFDRLFTLQKLPVEWKIYLAHAVDFINRK, encoded by the coding sequence ATGAAAAAGTCTACTTCAATTTCAAACATTCTGCAATTGGTGATTCCCGAGGAAAAACTACGTCCGATTCTGGAAGAATTAAACTATATTGATGTTGCGCGTAAATTTACCGTGTATGATTTGTTTTTGTTTCTAGCTGAAGCAGCGTTTCAGCAGTGGGATGGATACCGAGACGGTGCGCAGCGAATGTCCCTTCAGGGACAACGTGCGGTGAATTATTCGACGCTTTCCAAAAAGGCTAAAGAGGTTCCTTTCTCCTTATTTAAGCGTCTATTGAAACTCATGATAGGGCTCTGTAATCGGAAGGCCAAGCGGTCACTCGGTATTCCGAAAGAACTGTTAATCGTGGATTCAACCACCATTTCGGTCGGTCAAGGCCGCTTGCCTTGGGCACAAATTAAAGGCAGAAAAGCAGGCGTTAAGCTGCATGTCGGATTACTTGGGGACTCGAATGAATTGCACAAAGTGACGGAGACCCCGGCTGTACAGCATGATTTAAACAGTTGCGCCTTCCTGCTCGACAGCCAATATATTTTGGTGGCAGACCGCGCTTACGGGAAGCACAAGCTGTTTGACAGCTATCAAGAGAAGAAAGAGCGGCAATATTTTGTCATTCGGCTTAAGGATAACACCACGCTCGTGAATCCGGTCCCGCGCCTGCGAAATCGCCCATTTGAGGGAAGTATCGAGCAGGATTTGACGTGCCAATTAGGAAAGGTTAAGGCGCTCAGCAAGAATCAGTTTCGGGTGGTGATTCTTAAAGATCCTAAAGGGAATCCCGTCATTCTTGCGACAAATCTGCACTGGCACTCCCCCGAAGCCATAGCAGACATCTATAAGAAACGTTGGCAGATTGAAGTATTTTTTCGTTGGATTAAGCAGCATTTAAACATTCCCAAGTTATTTGGAACCACAGAAAATGCAGTATATGGGCAGCTATACGTGGCTTTATTGGTGTATGTGTTGCTAAAGTTTCTGTTTGAACAGGGAAATAGTACTGTGCATGTTAGCGCTAGATTAACGTTCGCCGAGTTTGATCGATTATTTACGCTGCAAAAGCTACCTGTGGAGTGGAAGATTTATTTAGCTCATGCCGTCGATTTTATTAACAGAAAATAG
- a CDS encoding cobyrinate a,c-diamide synthase: MVIAGTGSGSGKTTVTLGLMRAFARRGLKVQGFKCGPDYIDPAYHSAVTGRPSRNLDSWMTSSAYLQEYFLQASAEADLSVIEGVMGLYDGKEDTALTGSTAEIAILTASPVLLVVDVRSMGRSAAAIVLGFQLLEPQVRIAAVLVNRCGSGGHYQLVKAAIEAACGIPVIGWLPRDSGLAIPERHLGLLPAVERGELAPLFDRAADMLEEGTDLERLLELAAAAPAVQGQPVAPEQEALLACKQTPDQQVRSLTYAAELCNPAAQIHKTQAGPAGPSPLIAVARDAAFNFYYADNLKLLAREGAKLVYFSPLSGEGIPPEADGIYLGGGFPEEFAAVIAANQLFLSGLRSAADAGMPLYAECGGYMVLARSLTDRTGTVHEMAGIIPAHTVMQERRAALGYREVTALHDCLLLKQGERLRGHEFHYSVMSYPEGAARTYAYESKGRGGSQPEGYISGSIMAAYAHIHLASHLPAAARLVAACRAYRDRKQAVQQHVPGSRNQQVE, translated from the coding sequence CTGGTCATCGCAGGCACAGGCAGCGGCTCGGGCAAAACAACGGTCACGCTGGGACTGATGCGCGCTTTTGCCCGGCGGGGCCTGAAGGTTCAGGGCTTCAAATGCGGCCCTGACTACATCGATCCCGCTTATCACAGTGCGGTTACAGGCCGTCCCTCACGCAATCTGGACTCATGGATGACTTCAAGCGCTTATCTGCAGGAGTATTTCCTGCAGGCTTCGGCTGAGGCCGACCTATCTGTCATTGAGGGCGTCATGGGTTTGTATGACGGCAAAGAGGATACGGCACTGACCGGATCAACGGCGGAGATCGCCATCCTGACCGCCAGCCCTGTGCTGCTGGTGGTCGATGTCCGCAGCATGGGCCGCAGTGCTGCGGCGATTGTGCTGGGCTTCCAGCTGCTGGAGCCGCAGGTGCGGATTGCCGCCGTTCTGGTGAACCGCTGCGGCAGCGGGGGGCACTACCAGTTAGTTAAGGCTGCCATTGAAGCAGCCTGCGGGATTCCCGTGATCGGCTGGCTTCCCCGCGACAGCGGTCTGGCCATCCCGGAGCGGCATCTGGGCCTGCTGCCCGCTGTGGAGCGCGGGGAGCTTGCGCCCTTGTTCGACCGTGCCGCCGACATGCTGGAGGAGGGCACGGATCTGGAGCGGCTGCTGGAGCTTGCTGCAGCCGCTCCTGCAGTGCAGGGGCAGCCTGTGGCGCCGGAGCAAGAAGCCTTGCTTGCCTGCAAGCAGACGCCGGACCAGCAAGTTCGCTCTCTTACATATGCGGCTGAACTTTGTAACCCCGCTGCTCAGATACATAAGACACAGGCAGGCCCGGCGGGGCCTAGCCCGCTCATTGCCGTAGCCCGGGATGCGGCGTTCAATTTCTATTACGCCGATAATCTGAAGCTGCTTGCACGTGAAGGTGCTAAGCTGGTGTACTTCAGCCCGCTCAGCGGTGAAGGCATTCCGCCGGAAGCTGACGGCATCTATCTCGGCGGCGGCTTCCCGGAAGAATTCGCGGCGGTGATTGCCGCGAACCAACTCTTCCTAAGCGGCCTGAGATCCGCCGCAGACGCTGGAATGCCACTGTATGCGGAGTGCGGCGGCTATATGGTGCTGGCCCGCAGTCTGACCGACCGCACCGGCACGGTGCATGAGATGGCCGGAATCATTCCGGCACACACCGTGATGCAGGAACGCCGGGCGGCACTCGGGTATCGTGAAGTTACGGCACTTCACGACTGTCTGCTGCTGAAGCAGGGCGAGCGTCTGCGCGGCCATGAATTTCATTACTCCGTCATGAGCTATCCTGAGGGGGCAGCCCGGACCTATGCCTACGAGAGTAAGGGCAGAGGGGGCAGCCAGCCGGAAGGCTACATCAGCGGCAGCATTATGGCTGCTTATGCGCATATCCATCTGGCCTCCCATCTCCCGGCAGCAGCCCGGCTTGTAGCAGCCTGCCGGGCCTATCGTGACCGCAAACAGGCTGTGCAGCAGCATGTTCCCGGCTCCCGCAACCAACAAGTGGAATAA
- a CDS encoding cobalt-precorrin 5A hydrolase: MSKRYAAVAITRCGIELAVKLGAQLGGTEVFVYAKYSGGLEARSGEITVFDGPVRGLLPKLFWSYEAVILFFSLGAAVRLTAPLLRDKRSDPAVIVIDERGEHVISMLSGHLGGANRLTLEIAGLLGSHPVITTASDVQGTFAVDLLGREYGWHADSFTPMKGVSAALVNGEPVAFVQESGERDWLPPGAEVPEHVSMFASRAELRHSRRSFSAAIVVSDRVAEEPEKDAPADTALAESIVVYRPRSLVLGLGCNRGTSAEELEAVILHTLNELHLSLHSVRNVATAGIKGDEAGLLALCAKYSWELVLYTPEQLNTIKLDHPSEVVFRATGAYGVCEPAALLSSGAHSLLLPKHKSGNVTIAVARVVYPGEKEGRNGE; this comes from the coding sequence GTGAGTAAGCGGTACGCGGCTGTTGCCATTACGCGCTGCGGGATAGAGCTGGCTGTGAAGCTTGGTGCGCAGCTTGGCGGGACTGAGGTCTTTGTCTATGCCAAGTATAGCGGCGGGCTGGAGGCGCGAAGCGGAGAGATCACTGTTTTTGACGGACCGGTCAGAGGGTTGCTTCCTAAGCTCTTCTGGAGCTATGAGGCGGTCATTCTGTTCTTCTCGCTGGGGGCGGCTGTCCGGCTGACGGCTCCGCTGCTGCGGGATAAAAGAAGCGATCCTGCCGTCATCGTCATCGATGAACGCGGGGAGCATGTCATCAGCATGCTCTCCGGCCATCTCGGCGGAGCGAACAGGCTGACACTGGAGATTGCGGGGCTGCTGGGCAGCCATCCGGTGATCACCACAGCTTCGGATGTGCAGGGCACCTTCGCTGTCGATCTGCTGGGCCGGGAGTACGGCTGGCACGCTGACAGCTTTACCCCCATGAAGGGGGTTAGTGCTGCGCTCGTTAACGGGGAGCCGGTGGCTTTTGTGCAGGAGAGCGGAGAACGTGACTGGCTGCCGCCGGGTGCTGAAGTGCCGGAGCATGTCTCTATGTTCGCAAGCAGGGCTGAGCTTCGGCATAGCAGACGCAGCTTCAGCGCAGCGATTGTGGTAAGCGACCGGGTGGCGGAGGAACCGGAGAAGGACGCGCCGGCAGATACTGCTCTGGCCGAGTCCATTGTAGTGTATCGCCCGCGCAGTCTGGTGCTTGGACTCGGCTGTAACCGCGGGACGTCTGCGGAAGAGCTGGAAGCCGTGATCCTGCATACTCTGAATGAGCTCCATCTGTCGCTCCATAGTGTGCGGAATGTGGCGACGGCCGGGATCAAGGGGGATGAAGCCGGACTGCTGGCCTTGTGCGCCAAATACAGCTGGGAGCTGGTTCTGTACACCCCGGAGCAGCTAAATACAATTAAGCTGGACCATCCGTCCGAGGTGGTATTCAGGGCAACGGGGGCTTACGGTGTCTGTGAACCTGCTGCGCTGCTGTCTTCAGGTGCGCATTCGCTCCTGCTGCCTAAGCACAAGAGCGGCAATGTGACCATCGCCGTAGCCCGGGTTGTCTATCCTGGAGAGAAGGAGGGGAGAAACGGTGAATGA